ACGGTAGCCAGTGCGTTAGCTGCGTGGGCGGCAATTCGCTCTTTCTGATCTTGCATTTTCGGATAGTTCACAAACAGGGCAATGGCAAAAGCGAGCATGAACAACGTCGGCAGTGGCAAAAAGCTCGTAATCAGGCCGACCATCAGGGCTGCGGTTAACAACAGATTGAACCAGATCAAGCGCGGACGTTTCAGTGCAGCGGTCTCATCCGTCGCCGCCACCTCTTGTCCTGCAAGCGATTTCAAATCTTCATCTGGTATCTCAATAATCCCCAGACGCTTACGCTCTTGTTTGCCCAGAATACAGGCTACGATCATCACCCACGCAATTCCGCCAATCATCATAGGAATCACAGGGACAAAAATCTCGGAAACATCCATATGGAGTACACTCATAACACGTGCTGTCGGTCCACCCCAAGGCGTCATGTTCATGACACCGAGTGAGAGCATCGCCATGGCTGCCAAAATCATCGGTCTGATACCCAGCCTGCGATACAAAGGCAGCATCGCGGTAACGGTAATCATATAAGTCGTGGTTCCATCTCCATCCAGTGCGACCAAGGTAGCGAGAATCGCTGTACCTACAATCACCTTCAGTGGGTCACCCTTCACCATTTTTACGATTTTTTTAATTAATGGATCAAACAGACCTGCATCCATCATGACTCCAAAGTACAGAATGGCAAACAACAGCATGATTCCCGTAGGCGCAATTTTCTTGATACCTGCAAGCATCATGTCGCCAATTTCTGTACCAAATCCGCTAATCAACGCAAATACAACAGGAACAACAATCAAAGCAACCAATGCCGAGAGCCGTTTCGACATAATCAAGTACATAAAAATGGCTACCATGAGAAATCCAAGTAATGCCAGCATACGCGAGTTCCCCCTTGCAAGAATGCGCTTTCATATCGTGCTGTCATTATAGCAATGTTCGTAAAAATCCGAATAGAATATGCGCATAAACTGTTTTAACCGCATTTCCTCTATTAACTTCATAAAAATTACGAAATGCGCATACGGTGTTCGGAGCATGCAACACCTTCGTAAGTAAGCCTAACGGACCGTTTCGTGATAAGAAAGCAATTCATAAGAAATACCCATTTTTCATATTTGCTATGATGGAATCAACACCCATTTACAAACGGAAAGCAGGGGGGTACGTATGAAGAGTTTAGGATCTAGGAATGTGGATGTCATCACGCTGTTTGTGGAGGATTTTCAGCAGGTGAAGGCGTTCTATCAGGAAGTATTCGGCTTTCAAGCCGTATATGAAGACGAGGTCTCTTCGGTGTTTCGTTTCGGGAATATGAGCGTGAACCTCTTGGATATTTCCGAGTCACACGATTTAATGAAACCGGGAACAGTCGCAACACGTGAATCAGGATCCCGCTTCCTGCTCACCATGTGGGTCGATGACGTAGATGAAGTCTGCGAAGAATTGAAAAACCGGGGAGTTGCTCTACTTAACGGTCCGATCGACCGGCCATGGGGAGTGCGAACGGCGTCCTTCATCGATCCGGCAGGACATGCCTGGGAGATCGCGAAACAATTGGCATAGGAACAGATTGAAAAATATGGAAAAGAAAAAGAACGGCACGGAATCAGCCGTTCTTTCTTGTATTTTATACATCCCGCTTTTGAAACACCCGGATGGACAACCCCAACGCCACGATGCCATAGAGAATGGTGTAGATGAGCATGGCAGTACTCGGTGGAGAAGTCGTCCCGAAAATTCCTTGTGAAGCAAAGGACAACGGATCGTCTGCCGTGTCAAATAGTGAGAGCGTCGTTTGCCTGAATAACGAATCCGTTGGAAAAACCAGACTGGAAATAATCCCGATGTTCGTGAGTGAGCTGTTGCTAAAGGCAACACCAAGCTGCTCGATAAAGCCACCGATGAAGCTGATCCCGTAAAGAATGATCAGGATAATACCGCCTGTTACTGTTGTAGTTATACTGCTCAAGAGCATGGCTACACAGACAAGAATGATCGGCATACTTACGAAGAAAGCTGCTGCTTTCAGGATTTGGGCTCCACTTACCTGAACAGCCAACGCACCGCCACCCACCCATTGGTTGATCGCCAAAAGTCCGGCAAACATCAGGAGTGCGTAAAGCCCCAACATACTTGCCAACCCGAAAAATTTCCCCAATACATATTTGTAGCGAGGAAGGGCGCGGGCGAGCCACGTGTCGATTTGGTGGCTCTCGATTTCAGATGCAATACTCCCGACACTGCTCAAAATCGCCAGGAGTGCCGTAATGACGGAGCCAAAGTACAAGCCCATTCCCAAGAGCTGCGTGGAAAAGAAGTTTTTTTGCAGCAAAGCTTCTGGACCTGCGCCCCCAAATGAGTCCTTCATTTCCTTGACGGCATAGCCTGTGGCAAGTCCAAACAGCAGCAAGAAGGCCAGCGACATGATCAGCGTAATCGTGAAAATACGCTTGGAAATCATTTCTCTATACGTGATTTT
The window above is part of the Brevibacillus brevis NBRC 100599 genome. Proteins encoded here:
- a CDS encoding CitMHS family transporter — translated: MLALLGFLMVAIFMYLIMSKRLSALVALIVVPVVFALISGFGTEIGDMMLAGIKKIAPTGIMLLFAILYFGVMMDAGLFDPLIKKIVKMVKGDPLKVIVGTAILATLVALDGDGTTTYMITVTAMLPLYRRLGIRPMILAAMAMLSLGVMNMTPWGGPTARVMSVLHMDVSEIFVPVIPMMIGGIAWVMIVACILGKQERKRLGIIEIPDEDLKSLAGQEVAATDETAALKRPRLIWFNLLLTAALMVGLITSFLPLPTLFMLAFAIALFVNYPKMQDQKERIAAHAANALATVSMVFAAGIFTGILTETKMIDAMASTLVSWIPDSLGSHMPLLVALTSMPFTYFMSNDAYYFGIVPILANAAAAYGIDPAEIGRASILGQPLHVLSPLFAAQYLLIGMVGVDYAETQKFILKWAFGTSIVMIALALLTGVISF
- a CDS encoding VOC family protein, with amino-acid sequence MKSLGSRNVDVITLFVEDFQQVKAFYQEVFGFQAVYEDEVSSVFRFGNMSVNLLDISESHDLMKPGTVATRESGSRFLLTMWVDDVDEVCEELKNRGVALLNGPIDRPWGVRTASFIDPAGHAWEIAKQLA
- a CDS encoding ABC transporter permease subunit; this translates as MWPIIKITYREMISKRIFTITLIMSLAFLLLFGLATGYAVKEMKDSFGGAGPEALLQKNFFSTQLLGMGLYFGSVITALLAILSSVGSIASEIESHQIDTWLARALPRYKYVLGKFFGLASMLGLYALLMFAGLLAINQWVGGGALAVQVSGAQILKAAAFFVSMPIILVCVAMLLSSITTTVTGGIILIILYGISFIGGFIEQLGVAFSNSSLTNIGIISSLVFPTDSLFRQTTLSLFDTADDPLSFASQGIFGTTSPPSTAMLIYTILYGIVALGLSIRVFQKRDV